A DNA window from Rhineura floridana isolate rRhiFlo1 chromosome 11, rRhiFlo1.hap2, whole genome shotgun sequence contains the following coding sequences:
- the LOC133366142 gene encoding keratin, type I cytoskeletal 15-like: MATSYYKSSSSSYGGGGGGGGRVSSGRCGTSSIHGGGGGRVSASSVRVMSSGIGGGYGCGLGGGYGSTLVSGGGGGFGSGFGTGGGYGSGFGTGGGYGSCFGAGGGGGYGFGAVDFLAGGATGDVGLLSGNEKITMQNLNDRLANYLDKVRALEEANSELEIKIRDWHQKQAPTSPSRDYSHYFKIIEDLRDKILSTTVDNSRIILEIDNARLAADDFRLKYENELHLRQSVEADINGLRRVLDELTLAKSDLEMQIESLKEDLAYLHKNHEELMKEYGSQLTGQVSVEMDAAPGIDLTKVLADMREQYEQLADKNRRDAEAWFFSKTEELNREVAAHTDQLQTGKSEISELRRTVQSLEIELQSQLSMKAGLETSLAETEGRYCAQLAQIQNLITSVEEQLAELRCDMERQNQEYKMLMDIKTRLEQEIATYRNLLEGQDSKLPSWSPKDASYGGGSTTVTYGSSSGGGGSGGGANYGSSTTVTTSTKRSTNY, translated from the exons ATGGCTACAAGCTATTACAAGAGCTCCTCTTCTtcctatggtggtggtggtggtggtggtggccgcGTGTCCTCTGGCCGCTGTGGAACATCCAGCATCCATGGTGGAGGTGGTGGCCGCGTGTCTGCTTCTTCTGTTAGGGTTATGTCTTCTGGGATAGGAGGTGGTTATGGATGTGGGTTAGGGGGTGGCTATGGCTCTACGTTGgtttctggtggtggtggtggtttcggTAGTGGCTTTGGTACTGGAGGAGGCTATGGCAGTGGCTTTGGTACTGGAGGAGGCTATGGCAGCTGCTTCGGTGCTGGAGGCGGCGGCGGCTATGGTTTTGGTGCTGTTGACTTTTTGGCTGGTGGCGCCACTGGTGATGTTGGCCTTCTTTCTGGAAATGAGAAGATTACCATGCAGAATCTCAATGACCGCCTGGCCAATTACTTGGACAAGGTGCGAGCTCTGGAGGAGGCAAACTCCGAACTGGAGATCAAGATCCGAGACTGGCACCAGAAGCAGGCTCCCACCAGCCCATCCAGGGACTACAGCCATTACTTCAAGATCATTGAGGACCTCCGTGACAAG ATTCTTAGCACCACAGTTGACAATTCAAGGATTATCTTGGAGATTGACAATGCTAGGCTTGCTGCTGATGACTTCAGACTGAA ATATGAGAATGAACTGCACCTCCGCCAGAGTGTTGAGGCTGACATCAATGGCCTGCGCAGAGTCCTGGATGAGCTGACTCTAGCCAAATCTGATTTGGAGATGCAGATTGAAAGTCTGAAGGAGGATCTGGCCTACCTCCACAAAAACCATGAGGAG TTAATGAAAGAGTACGGCTCTCAACTGACCGGACAGGTCAGCGTCGAGATGGATGCCGCACCTGGAATTGACCTCACCAAAGTTTTGGCTGACATGAGAGAACAATATGAACAACTGGCTGACAAGAATCGCAGAGATGCCGAGGCCTGGTTCTTTTCCAAG ACTGAAGAACTGAACCGTGAAGTTGCTGCCCATACTGATCAGTTACAGACCGGCAAGAGTGAGATTTCAGAACTGAGGCGCACAGTCCAGAGTTTGGAGATTGAGTTGCAGTCACAGCTTAGCATG AAAGCCGGTTTGGAAACCAGCTTGGCAGAGACAGAAGGACGGTACTGCGCTCAGCTGGCTCAAATCCAGAACTTGATCACCAGTGTGGAGGAGCAGCTGGCCGAGCTGAGGTGTGACATGGAGCGCCAGAACCAAGAATACAAGATGCTCATGGATATCAAGACACGGTTGGAACAGGAGATCGCCACCTACCGTAACCTGTTGGAGGGTCAGGACTCAAA GCTGCCATCATGGTCTCCAAAGGATG